One window from the genome of Natronomonas pharaonis DSM 2160 encodes:
- a CDS encoding methyl-accepting chemotaxis protein, which yields MSVRSAAARIVPDRIRQSYLLKFAVAVVLVLAVTLGAGIVIQQAVADDLEDDIHDEMETIAMLEADKMEAWFEERSSSARVLSANDDFGTEGPAGNEALLTALDRTPADVESVHVLDLDADEITDSTDPNAEGQAVSERIPEWWVEGQHPTALAPSEATMSEDYEVGDTEYIAFVSPLGADEETGLGSNTVLALEVNADVRAETFQDRNEDIHIQATDSRGVAEFYVDEDRIYELEPDDEHLERSLIGITRSFEDDDTVVAMAAVDGTDWVIVASAPRAAVYGLHSSVITYLSVLIGIFAVGLVVFSVGVGRDITGTLRDLTGKAERLEAGDLDVDIRTGRTDEFGELYGAFDSMRGSLRTRLSEVEDAQAEAEAAQREATQLNEHLETKAREYTETMEAAAAGDLTREMDPESESEAMQEIGETYNAMMTDIREIVRQVQRFADELEATIEEVAVGIEDVEEASEDVSASVQSISAGTDEQLTRVRNASDELSDLSATVEEIAASADNVAETSQQTAERGADGRKQAAEALDAIEEIETTMEEGIEQVESLEAQIAEIDDIIEVIDDIAQETNILALNASIEAANADGDSEGFAVVADEVKSLAEKTAESTAEIADRIESVEETTETTVDLLYETGDRVDSGTETIEEAVASLETIVELVEEADEGMQSINQATDEQARTTEDVVTDMERVEDICSETTDDATDVASAAEEQTAIVSEVSDELRAVSSDAAGLRSLADEFDTGVGTAAVETAASTTGDDAGPDDDTEADPAVDAGDDASAAGDAAPAADDDSAAADGGSSPDADEER from the coding sequence ATGAGCGTCCGGAGTGCGGCAGCCAGAATCGTCCCCGACAGAATACGGCAGAGCTATCTGCTCAAATTCGCCGTCGCTGTCGTCCTCGTGCTCGCAGTGACCCTCGGTGCTGGTATCGTTATCCAGCAGGCTGTCGCTGACGACCTCGAAGACGACATCCACGACGAGATGGAGACGATAGCGATGCTCGAAGCCGACAAGATGGAGGCGTGGTTCGAAGAGCGTTCATCGTCGGCACGGGTACTCTCGGCAAACGACGACTTCGGAACAGAGGGTCCGGCCGGCAATGAAGCGCTTCTGACGGCGCTCGACCGGACGCCAGCCGACGTCGAGTCGGTCCACGTTCTCGACCTCGACGCCGATGAGATAACCGATAGTACTGACCCCAACGCTGAAGGACAGGCTGTCTCCGAACGGATTCCGGAGTGGTGGGTCGAAGGGCAACATCCGACTGCGCTTGCGCCCTCCGAGGCAACGATGTCCGAAGATTACGAGGTCGGCGACACCGAGTACATCGCGTTCGTTAGCCCCCTCGGGGCGGACGAGGAAACTGGGCTCGGCTCTAATACTGTTCTCGCGCTCGAAGTCAACGCCGACGTGCGGGCCGAGACCTTCCAAGACCGAAACGAGGATATTCACATTCAGGCCACCGACTCCCGCGGGGTGGCCGAGTTCTACGTCGATGAAGACCGGATTTACGAACTCGAACCGGACGATGAGCATCTGGAGCGGAGCCTCATCGGTATCACCAGAAGCTTCGAGGACGACGACACCGTCGTCGCCATGGCGGCTGTCGACGGGACTGACTGGGTGATCGTTGCCTCTGCGCCCCGGGCGGCTGTCTACGGACTCCACTCCAGTGTCATCACATATCTCTCCGTTCTCATCGGCATCTTCGCTGTCGGTCTCGTCGTCTTCAGCGTCGGGGTCGGCCGTGACATCACCGGCACGCTCCGGGACCTGACCGGCAAAGCAGAGCGGCTCGAAGCCGGTGACCTCGACGTCGACATCCGGACCGGCCGGACCGACGAGTTCGGCGAGCTGTACGGCGCCTTCGATTCGATGCGTGGCTCGCTTCGGACCCGGCTCTCCGAGGTCGAAGACGCACAGGCCGAAGCCGAGGCCGCACAGCGGGAGGCGACACAGCTCAACGAGCATCTCGAAACGAAGGCCCGCGAGTACACAGAGACGATGGAGGCAGCCGCAGCGGGCGATTTGACCCGTGAGATGGACCCGGAAAGCGAAAGCGAGGCCATGCAAGAAATCGGCGAGACGTACAACGCGATGATGACCGACATCCGCGAAATCGTTCGACAGGTCCAGCGGTTCGCCGACGAACTGGAGGCGACTATCGAGGAAGTCGCCGTCGGCATCGAGGATGTCGAGGAGGCAAGCGAGGACGTAAGCGCGTCCGTCCAGTCGATTTCGGCCGGCACCGACGAACAGCTAACACGCGTTCGTAACGCATCCGACGAGCTTTCCGACCTGTCGGCGACGGTCGAGGAAATCGCCGCTTCCGCCGACAACGTCGCCGAAACCTCACAGCAGACCGCCGAACGCGGGGCCGACGGCAGAAAGCAGGCCGCGGAGGCGCTAGACGCCATCGAGGAAATCGAGACGACGATGGAAGAGGGAATCGAGCAGGTCGAATCGCTCGAAGCCCAGATAGCCGAAATCGACGACATCATCGAGGTTATCGACGACATCGCCCAAGAGACGAACATCCTCGCGCTGAACGCCTCTATCGAAGCGGCCAACGCCGACGGCGACAGCGAGGGCTTCGCCGTCGTCGCCGACGAAGTGAAGTCGCTGGCCGAAAAGACCGCCGAATCCACCGCCGAAATCGCAGACCGCATCGAGTCCGTCGAGGAAACCACCGAGACCACCGTCGACCTGCTGTACGAGACTGGCGACCGCGTCGACAGCGGAACCGAGACCATCGAAGAGGCCGTTGCGTCGCTGGAAACAATCGTCGAACTCGTCGAGGAAGCCGACGAGGGGATGCAGTCGATTAATCAGGCGACCGACGAACAGGCCCGCACGACCGAGGATGTCGTGACCGACATGGAGCGCGTCGAGGACATCTGTTCGGAGACGACGGACGACGCGACCGACGTCGCCTCGGCAGCCGAAGAGCAAACGGCAATTGTCTCGGAGGTAAGCGACGAACTCCGAGCCGTTTCCTCCGACGCTGCCGGACTCCGTTCGTTGGCCGACGAGTTCGACACTGGCGTCGGGACGGCGGCGGTAGAAACGGCCGCCTCCACCACTGGGGACGATGCCGGACCGGACGACGATACCGAAGCCGACCCGGCGGTCGATGCCGGTGACGATGCTTCGGCCGCGGGCGATGCGGCTCCCGCCGCCGATGACGACTCGGCAGCCGCTGACGGCGGTTCCTCGCCCGACGCCGACGAGGAACGCTAA
- a CDS encoding RtcB family protein translates to MTTFEAGNITLHKVREHVWEIPPEDGMRVPARVFASERLLEEIADDKSLQQLKNTTHLPGIEKYAICMPDGHQGYGFPVGGVAAIDAENGCISPGAVGYDINCGVRMVKTNLTYDDVSGMEEELVEALFDAVPTGLGGGGIVQGDRDTVDAVLERGVDWAREEGYAVKSDLEHCEDEGVRPDADPSAVSQKAKDRGRNQLGSLGSGNHFLEVQRVTDVFDADIADAYGLEADQIVILIHCGSRGLGHQVCNDYLRDIEQAHSGLLSKLPDKELAAAPAGSQLAEDYYGAMCAAINFAWVNRQLITHQTRTVFADVFGEPWEDLGMELLYDVAHNIAKKEVHDVDGEDKELYVHRKGATRAFPAGRPEVPSAYRDVGQPVIIPGSMGAGSYVLCGGEQSLDISFGSTAHGAGRLMSRTQAKDEFWGGDVQDDLRGQEVYVKAESGATIAEEAPGVYKDVDEVVSVSDALGIGDKVVRVAPVCNIKG, encoded by the coding sequence ATGACCACGTTCGAAGCGGGCAACATCACGCTGCACAAGGTCCGCGAACACGTCTGGGAGATTCCCCCGGAGGACGGAATGCGGGTTCCTGCTCGCGTTTTTGCCAGCGAGCGGCTGCTGGAGGAGATTGCCGACGACAAGTCGCTCCAGCAGTTGAAGAACACGACCCACCTCCCCGGCATCGAAAAATACGCGATTTGTATGCCTGACGGCCATCAGGGCTATGGCTTCCCGGTCGGCGGTGTCGCGGCAATCGACGCCGAAAACGGCTGTATCTCCCCGGGCGCGGTCGGCTACGACATCAACTGCGGCGTCCGGATGGTGAAGACGAACCTCACCTACGACGACGTCAGCGGCATGGAGGAAGAACTCGTCGAGGCGCTTTTCGATGCGGTCCCGACAGGGCTCGGCGGCGGCGGTATTGTCCAAGGCGACCGGGACACCGTCGACGCCGTCCTCGAACGGGGTGTCGACTGGGCTCGCGAGGAGGGCTACGCCGTCAAATCGGACCTCGAACACTGTGAGGACGAAGGCGTTCGCCCGGATGCCGACCCGTCGGCCGTCTCACAGAAGGCCAAGGACCGCGGCCGAAACCAACTCGGCTCGTTGGGCTCCGGTAACCACTTCCTCGAGGTCCAGCGCGTCACCGATGTCTTCGACGCCGACATCGCCGATGCCTACGGCCTCGAAGCCGACCAGATTGTCATCCTCATCCACTGTGGCTCCCGTGGCCTCGGCCACCAGGTCTGCAACGACTACTTGCGCGACATCGAACAGGCCCACAGCGGGCTGCTCTCGAAGCTGCCTGACAAGGAGCTGGCGGCCGCCCCGGCCGGCTCACAGCTTGCTGAGGACTACTACGGCGCGATGTGTGCAGCCATCAACTTCGCGTGGGTCAACCGCCAGCTCATCACCCACCAGACTCGGACGGTCTTTGCCGATGTCTTCGGCGAGCCGTGGGAGGACCTCGGGATGGAGCTGCTCTACGATGTGGCCCACAACATCGCCAAAAAGGAGGTCCACGACGTCGACGGCGAGGACAAGGAGCTGTACGTCCACCGGAAGGGGGCCACGCGGGCGTTCCCGGCCGGCCGTCCGGAAGTGCCGTCGGCGTATCGAGACGTCGGCCAGCCGGTCATCATCCCCGGCAGCATGGGTGCGGGGTCGTACGTGCTCTGCGGCGGCGAGCAGTCCCTCGACATTTCGTTCGGCTCGACCGCCCACGGGGCCGGCCGGCTGATGAGCCGCACGCAGGCCAAAGACGAATTCTGGGGTGGCGACGTACAGGACGACCTCCGCGGCCAGGAGGTCTACGTCAAGGCCGAAAGCGGCGCGACAATCGCCGAGGAGGCCCCTGGCGTCTACAAGGACGTCGACGAGGTGGTCAGCGTTTCCGACGCGCTCGGCATCGGCGATAAGGTCGTCCGCGTCGCACCGGTCTGCAACATCAAAGGGTGA
- a CDS encoding helicase HerA domain-containing protein, with product MGEETITVGEVSAGDRAGDGVELPVVDVLTGRAFVTGKSGSGKSNSASVICEKLLDSGYGILIVDIDGEYYGLKEEYEILHVGADDECDLRVGVEHAEKIAELALEQNVPIILDVSSFLDESEARELLTEVTKHLFAKEKKLKQPFLMLVEEVHEYIPEGGGVDECGRMLIKVSKRGRKHGLGVVGISQRPADVKKDFITQCDWLVWHRLTWNNDTKVVGRILGSDYADEIEDMGDGECFLMTDWDEDIRRVQFERKRTFDAGATPGLDDFERPELKSVSGSLVEELEEITDEQNRRANRIEELERELKQKEDRIQDLERQLADARDLKQMADRFSRAMMEQVTGRPLSAAPGRQSQLGEAAVRRDPQLEADLDAVRNGDREPTESPVPDAAAEWDGSDPNVSEDSEANADADTDPQDGQTGDSSGGTIIGAAEAAGAWDEAADASQGSDNGADSEAEPHQNGTEPLNDDAEPLNDDTEPLNNDPEPNSDGGSKTQSSDMRASVPPSDDPLVARLRREIDDLDDRTREMLRRYRDAGPLEPTEAHRTAGGSGDRGPAYAANRTLRQRGLVAHVGCGYYDYALTALVESESSDRLSTTGPSATAVAKQVQNVEAAFVDGVSVADDSGDAAETVDKPDASATAWPTQQR from the coding sequence ATGGGCGAGGAAACGATTACGGTCGGCGAGGTCAGCGCCGGCGACAGAGCGGGCGACGGCGTCGAACTACCAGTTGTCGACGTGCTGACCGGCCGGGCGTTCGTCACTGGCAAGAGCGGCAGCGGCAAGTCGAACTCGGCGAGCGTCATCTGCGAGAAGCTGTTGGACAGCGGCTACGGCATCCTCATCGTCGATATCGACGGCGAGTACTACGGGCTCAAAGAGGAATACGAGATTCTCCACGTCGGGGCCGACGACGAGTGTGACCTCCGCGTTGGGGTCGAGCACGCCGAGAAAATAGCCGAGTTGGCCCTCGAACAGAACGTCCCCATTATCCTCGATGTCTCGTCGTTCCTCGATGAGTCCGAGGCCCGCGAGCTGCTTACCGAGGTGACGAAACACCTCTTCGCCAAGGAAAAGAAGCTCAAGCAGCCGTTCTTGATGCTCGTCGAGGAGGTCCACGAGTACATCCCGGAGGGCGGCGGCGTCGACGAGTGCGGCCGGATGCTCATCAAGGTGAGCAAGCGGGGTCGAAAGCACGGCCTCGGGGTCGTCGGCATCAGCCAGCGGCCCGCGGACGTAAAAAAGGACTTCATCACCCAGTGTGACTGGCTCGTCTGGCACCGGCTCACCTGGAACAACGACACGAAGGTCGTCGGTCGCATCCTCGGGTCCGACTACGCCGACGAAATCGAGGACATGGGCGACGGCGAATGCTTCCTGATGACCGACTGGGATGAGGATATCCGCCGCGTCCAGTTCGAGCGCAAGCGGACCTTCGATGCCGGCGCGACCCCCGGTCTCGATGACTTCGAGCGACCGGAACTGAAAAGCGTCAGCGGCTCGCTCGTCGAGGAACTCGAAGAGATTACCGACGAGCAAAACCGGCGGGCCAACCGCATCGAAGAGCTCGAGCGGGAGCTCAAACAGAAGGAAGACCGGATTCAGGACCTCGAACGCCAGCTAGCCGACGCCCGCGACCTGAAACAGATGGCCGACCGCTTTTCGCGGGCGATGATGGAACAGGTAACGGGCCGGCCGCTGTCGGCCGCTCCCGGCCGTCAGAGCCAACTCGGCGAGGCGGCAGTCCGCCGTGACCCGCAGTTGGAGGCGGACCTCGACGCCGTCCGGAACGGCGACCGGGAGCCGACGGAAAGCCCGGTCCCGGACGCCGCCGCGGAGTGGGACGGCTCCGACCCCAATGTGAGCGAAGATTCCGAAGCGAATGCGGATGCCGATACCGACCCCCAGGACGGGCAGACAGGCGATAGCTCCGGCGGAACGATTATCGGAGCCGCCGAAGCAGCCGGTGCGTGGGATGAAGCAGCCGACGCGTCGCAAGGGAGCGACAACGGTGCCGATTCTGAAGCGGAGCCCCACCAAAACGGCACGGAACCGCTGAACGACGATGCGGAACCGCTGAACGACGACACGGAGCCACTGAACAATGACCCGGAGCCGAACAGCGACGGCGGCTCAAAAACCCAGTCGTCCGACATGCGCGCCTCGGTACCTCCTTCGGACGACCCGCTCGTTGCCCGGCTCCGCCGCGAAATCGACGACCTCGACGACCGTACTCGGGAGATGCTTCGCCGATACCGCGACGCCGGGCCGCTGGAACCGACCGAGGCCCACCGGACCGCCGGCGGCTCCGGCGACCGCGGTCCGGCCTACGCCGCAAACCGAACCCTCCGCCAGCGCGGGCTGGTCGCCCATGTCGGCTGTGGCTACTACGATTATGCGTTGACAGCCCTCGTCGAATCGGAGTCGTCAGACCGGCTTTCGACGACGGGACCGTCTGCGACGGCCGTTGCAAAACAGGTACAGAACGTCGAGGCGGCGTTTGTCGACGGCGTCTCCGTCGCCGACGACAGCGGCGACGCCGCTGAGACAGTCGACAAACCGGACGCGTCGGCGACAGCGTGGCCGACACAACAGCGATAA
- the tpiA gene encoding triose-phosphate isomerase codes for MFVVVNLKAYPCDPVAVAEAAADVADETGVRIAVAPQAADISRVAETGVETWAQHVDAVDHGSHTGSTLAEAAAEAGAEGTLLNHSEKRLRLADIDGGLRAAERVGLESIVCANNPRQIAAAAALEPDAVAVEPPALIGTGTPVSQADPEVVTDSVEAADAVGDVDVLCGAGISTGDDLEAAAELGAEGVLLASGVAKADAPKAALRDLVEPIAE; via the coding sequence ATGTTCGTCGTAGTCAACCTGAAAGCCTATCCGTGCGACCCGGTCGCCGTCGCCGAGGCCGCCGCCGATGTCGCAGACGAGACGGGCGTTCGCATCGCCGTCGCGCCACAGGCCGCCGACATCAGCCGCGTCGCCGAAACCGGTGTCGAGACGTGGGCCCAGCACGTCGACGCCGTTGACCACGGCTCCCATACCGGTTCGACGCTCGCCGAGGCCGCGGCTGAGGCTGGTGCCGAGGGAACGCTGCTCAATCACTCGGAAAAACGCCTCCGCCTTGCTGACATCGATGGCGGGCTCCGGGCCGCCGAGCGGGTCGGACTGGAGAGTATCGTCTGTGCGAACAATCCGCGACAGATCGCCGCCGCGGCCGCGCTGGAGCCGGACGCCGTCGCTGTCGAGCCGCCGGCGCTCATCGGCACCGGAACCCCGGTTTCGCAGGCCGACCCCGAAGTCGTCACCGACTCCGTCGAGGCCGCCGACGCGGTCGGCGACGTGGACGTTCTCTGTGGGGCCGGCATCTCGACCGGCGACGACCTCGAAGCTGCCGCAGAACTCGGGGCCGAAGGAGTGCTGTTGGCCTCCGGCGTCGCGAAGGCGGATGCCCCGAAGGCAGCGTTGCGGGACCTCGTCGAACCCATCGCAGAATAG
- a CDS encoding outer membrane protein assembly factor BamB family protein has product MDRRVTRRGVLAAAGIALAGCTDNGDDQPVRTPLPDEEREPLSNTWRSLGRDDGNTGAVAGIAGPYIEVAAEWQFDVGGAVIGGPVFDENTLYAGTADGEVYALDTHVGAERWSFSADGPVSTTPVVDDGLVAVGSSDGHIYGIDADDGTELWRFDTAVRVDSSPAIDDRYVYAGSVSNAAYAIDRTNGELHWRFDADGSVLASPAVGDETVYVASTDHNVYAIDPDSGEADWQFTTGGEISVAPTLVGDRLYVGSRDSSVYAIDTGSGEGRWSFGLEAAVASSPAVLGDRLFVGAADHNLYALGIGDDSPEGLWRSPTPGAAVGNPAVTDDHVFFGGRDGAVRALRTDGGDRSWEHDVDGGIQGGPALTDRWLYVGTDAGTVYAFRAG; this is encoded by the coding sequence ATGGACCGGCGGGTAACCCGACGCGGCGTGCTTGCAGCGGCCGGTATCGCGCTGGCCGGCTGTACCGACAACGGTGACGACCAACCCGTTCGGACGCCGCTCCCCGACGAGGAGCGGGAGCCGCTCTCGAACACGTGGCGGTCGCTTGGGAGGGACGACGGGAACACGGGTGCTGTCGCCGGTATCGCCGGGCCCTACATCGAAGTCGCCGCGGAGTGGCAGTTCGATGTCGGCGGCGCCGTTATCGGTGGTCCCGTATTTGACGAGAATACGCTGTATGCCGGCACCGCGGACGGCGAGGTCTACGCACTCGATACGCACGTCGGTGCCGAGCGCTGGTCGTTTTCGGCGGACGGTCCCGTCTCAACGACACCGGTGGTCGACGACGGGCTGGTCGCTGTCGGCTCCAGTGACGGCCACATCTACGGCATTGACGCCGACGACGGCACGGAGCTGTGGCGGTTCGACACCGCCGTCCGCGTCGACAGCAGCCCGGCCATTGACGACCGATACGTCTACGCCGGGTCAGTGTCCAACGCCGCTTACGCCATCGACCGGACCAACGGTGAACTCCACTGGCGGTTCGACGCTGACGGGTCGGTGCTCGCAAGCCCTGCGGTCGGCGACGAAACCGTCTACGTCGCCTCGACCGACCACAACGTCTACGCCATCGACCCTGACTCCGGCGAGGCGGACTGGCAGTTCACCACCGGTGGCGAAATCAGCGTCGCACCGACCCTCGTTGGCGACCGACTCTACGTGGGCTCTCGCGACAGCAGTGTGTACGCCATCGACACCGGCTCCGGCGAGGGTCGGTGGTCGTTTGGTCTCGAAGCCGCCGTCGCCAGCAGTCCGGCGGTCCTCGGGGACCGACTCTTTGTCGGCGCAGCCGACCACAATCTCTACGCGCTCGGCATCGGCGACGACAGCCCCGAGGGGCTGTGGCGGTCGCCGACGCCGGGGGCCGCCGTTGGCAACCCCGCTGTGACTGACGACCACGTTTTCTTCGGCGGAAGAGACGGAGCGGTTCGGGCACTGCGTACCGACGGTGGCGACCGGAGCTGGGAACACGACGTCGACGGCGGGATACAGGGCGGTCCGGCACTCACAGACCGGTGGCTCTACGTCGGCACCGACGCCGGTACTGTCTACGCGTTCCGCGCCGGCTAG
- a CDS encoding DUF5799 family protein translates to MTDWQDMVVGDRMAVDSEFASRVDDSQFTRQEWGLIMTATTFEIRNPEDETAATIVADTSELEGMMPQIEEVSQMDPMSQQGGGSGSDGGVVDSILGALGLGDDGDTDQEKVQAAERLVAAYADELQAHLEAEGRWDDVRAAAAENE, encoded by the coding sequence ATGACTGATTGGCAGGATATGGTCGTCGGCGACCGGATGGCCGTCGACAGCGAGTTCGCCTCTCGGGTCGACGACTCACAGTTTACCAGACAGGAGTGGGGACTGATAATGACCGCGACGACGTTCGAGATACGGAACCCCGAAGACGAGACGGCGGCCACCATCGTTGCCGACACCTCCGAACTCGAAGGGATGATGCCGCAGATAGAGGAGGTGTCCCAGATGGACCCGATGAGCCAACAGGGCGGCGGCTCGGGCAGCGACGGCGGCGTCGTCGACTCGATTCTCGGCGCGCTCGGGCTCGGCGACGACGGCGACACCGACCAAGAGAAGGTCCAGGCCGCCGAGCGGCTTGTCGCCGCCTACGCCGACGAGCTACAGGCACACCTCGAAGCCGAAGGCCGGTGGGACGACGTCAGAGCCGCAGCAGCGGAAAACGAATAG
- a CDS encoding isocitrate/isopropylmalate family dehydrogenase produces the protein MTETVLVVPGDGIGKEVVPAAVSVLDAVADFEFVEAEAGDHVKAETGEALPDETYERAAEADATLFGAAGETAADVILPLRQAVGSFANVRPARSYPGVEALRPETDLVFIRENTEGVYKGIESEIDDGVTTLTRVITDDASQKIAEYGFEYADENGYDDVTVAHKANVMRTTDGQFLDSVAAVAEAGGHDYEEALMDALAMHLLLRPEEYGVVICPNLAGDMLSDLAAGLVGGLGLLPSANVGEDNALFEPVHGSAPDIAGEGVANPAATILSGAMLLEHLGYGEEAATVRSAVESVLESGPRTPDLGGDASTEDVTAAIVDEL, from the coding sequence ATGACTGAAACCGTCCTCGTCGTCCCGGGTGACGGCATCGGAAAGGAGGTCGTTCCCGCAGCCGTTTCCGTCCTCGATGCCGTCGCTGACTTCGAGTTCGTCGAGGCTGAAGCCGGCGACCACGTGAAGGCCGAGACCGGCGAGGCGCTGCCGGACGAGACCTACGAGCGGGCTGCCGAGGCTGACGCGACGCTTTTCGGCGCGGCTGGCGAGACGGCCGCCGATGTCATCCTGCCGCTCCGGCAGGCCGTCGGCTCCTTCGCAAACGTTCGGCCGGCACGGTCCTACCCGGGCGTCGAAGCGCTCCGCCCGGAGACGGACCTCGTGTTCATCCGCGAGAACACCGAGGGCGTCTACAAGGGCATCGAGTCAGAAATCGACGACGGCGTGACGACGCTGACTCGCGTCATCACCGACGACGCTTCCCAGAAGATAGCCGAATACGGCTTCGAGTACGCCGACGAAAACGGCTACGACGACGTGACCGTCGCTCACAAGGCCAACGTGATGCGGACGACCGACGGCCAGTTCCTCGACAGCGTCGCGGCGGTCGCCGAAGCGGGCGGCCACGACTACGAGGAAGCGCTGATGGACGCGCTGGCGATGCACCTGCTGCTTCGACCGGAAGAGTACGGTGTCGTCATCTGCCCGAACCTCGCCGGTGACATGCTGTCCGACCTGGCCGCCGGCCTCGTCGGCGGTCTCGGCCTGCTTCCGAGTGCGAACGTCGGGGAGGACAACGCCCTTTTCGAGCCGGTCCACGGCTCCGCACCCGACATCGCCGGCGAGGGCGTTGCCAACCCCGCAGCGACGATTCTGTCGGGGGCGATGCTGCTTGAGCATCTCGGCTACGGCGAGGAAGCGGCGACCGTTCGCTCCGCCGTCGAGTCGGTACTCGAATCCGGTCCCCGGACGCCGGACCTCGGTGGCGACGCCTCGACGGAGGACGTAACCGCCGCTATCGTCGACGAACTGTAA
- the leuD gene encoding 3-isopropylmalate dehydratase small subunit, whose protein sequence is MADETEIPSVKHVDGSGIPVRGNDIDTDQIIPARFMKVVTFDGLGEFAFFDQRFDEEDNEKDHPFNEDQYQDANVMVVNANFGCGSSREHAPQALVRWGIDAIIGESFAEIFAGNCLALGVPTVTADTETIEALQNWVEDNPDGDIEVDVEAETVTYGDTTVDVTVDDAQRKALVEGIWDTTALMKSNTEAIEATAESLPYVEDPEPRKGHADD, encoded by the coding sequence ATGGCCGACGAAACCGAGATTCCGAGCGTCAAGCACGTCGATGGCAGCGGCATTCCCGTCCGGGGCAACGACATCGACACCGACCAGATAATCCCCGCGCGGTTTATGAAGGTCGTCACCTTCGACGGCCTCGGTGAGTTCGCCTTCTTCGACCAGCGGTTCGACGAGGAAGACAACGAGAAAGACCACCCGTTCAACGAAGACCAGTATCAGGACGCCAACGTCATGGTGGTCAACGCGAACTTCGGCTGTGGCTCCTCCCGCGAGCACGCCCCGCAGGCGCTTGTCCGCTGGGGTATCGACGCCATCATCGGCGAGTCATTCGCCGAAATCTTCGCCGGAAACTGCCTCGCACTCGGTGTGCCGACGGTGACGGCCGACACCGAAACCATCGAAGCGCTACAGAACTGGGTCGAGGACAACCCCGACGGCGACATCGAGGTCGACGTCGAAGCCGAGACGGTCACCTACGGCGACACGACCGTCGATGTCACTGTCGACGACGCCCAACGGAAGGCGCTCGTCGAAGGCATCTGGGACACGACAGCGCTGATGAAATCCAACACCGAGGCCATCGAGGCGACCGCCGAATCGCTGCCGTACGTCGAGGACCCCGAACCGCGGAAGGGCCACGCCGATGACTGA